A single genomic interval of Pseudomonadota bacterium harbors:
- a CDS encoding archease, protein MYQIIDHTADVGMRVEAGSLPELFTEAAQAMFDLMIEHKRSLIPSIEVPISVEAPSLDQLLVRWLSELLFVFESRRLVLMNFWIDELARGRLFGAAKGLKFDSARHAQKMEIKAVTYHRIKVEELSDGRWVAEVIFDI, encoded by the coding sequence ATGTATCAGATCATCGATCACACCGCTGACGTGGGAATGAGGGTCGAGGCGGGCTCGCTCCCGGAGCTCTTCACCGAGGCCGCGCAAGCCATGTTCGACCTCATGATCGAGCACAAACGCAGCCTCATCCCGTCCATAGAGGTGCCGATCTCGGTCGAGGCCCCGTCGCTCGATCAGCTCCTGGTGAGATGGCTCTCCGAGCTCCTGTTCGTCTTCGAGAGCCGCAGGCTCGTGCTCATGAACTTCTGGATAGACGAGCTGGCCCGCGGCCGCCTCTTCGGCGCAGCCAAGGGGCTGAAATTCGACAGCGCCAGGCACGCGCAGAAGATGGAGATAAAGGCGGTCACCTACCACAGGATAAAGGTGGAGGAGCTTTCGGACGGACGGTGGGTGGCAGAGGTTATATTCGACATCTGA
- the ndk gene encoding nucleoside-diphosphate kinase, translating into MATERTLAIIKPDALEKGIIGEIVKRIEEANLKVVGMKMLKLDKTRAEGFYAVHKGKPFFESLVSFMVSGPCVVAVLEGAGAIDNWRTTMGVTNPEEAAEGTIRRDFGTSIERNAVHGSDATDTAKFEVNFFFEPGEIVKYDWL; encoded by the coding sequence ATGGCAACGGAGAGAACGCTGGCAATAATCAAGCCCGATGCGCTGGAGAAGGGCATCATAGGCGAGATCGTGAAGCGCATCGAGGAGGCCAACCTCAAGGTCGTGGGCATGAAGATGCTCAAGCTCGACAAGACCCGCGCAGAGGGGTTCTACGCGGTCCACAAGGGCAAGCCGTTCTTCGAAAGCCTTGTCAGCTTCATGGTCTCAGGCCCCTGTGTCGTGGCTGTGCTGGAGGGGGCGGGCGCCATCGACAACTGGCGCACGACCATGGGCGTCACCAACCCCGAGGAGGCGGCCGAGGGCACCATCCGCCGCGATTTCGGCACGAGCATCGAGCGCAACGCGGTCCACGGATCGGACGCAACTGACACGGCCAAGTTCGAGGTCAACTTCTTCTTCGAGCCGGGCGAGATCGTGAAGTACGACTGGCTCTAA
- a CDS encoding tetratricopeptide repeat protein gives MPLLTALLACALALASCGRAPADFDSSVAEAEALIGLGRAGPAASRYRSIERAFRDDPRWAGVMLRIAEIESNMLGDRAAADRALSEVVRRAPLTEAGRIARETRAGVREASGDYQGAIEDYTALMKHFPEGGRDMLYRVGLAGVYLTAKDFRQSRIEIKPLVEGKDVPPEVKEKAIFLAAESFFLDGQVRKAAGYYEWLMREFPESPLVPEAKLHLATCIEEMGHLGVARDVTKGALDDYPNKGVVEARLKSIDERGTRPAKQVRKELAADSPRGEGPKGEPKKVYKEGELN, from the coding sequence GTGCCCCTCCTGACGGCTCTTCTCGCCTGCGCGCTCGCTCTGGCCTCGTGCGGCCGGGCGCCCGCCGACTTCGACTCGAGTGTGGCCGAGGCCGAGGCGCTCATAGGGCTGGGCAGAGCCGGGCCCGCCGCATCCCGCTACCGCTCGATCGAAAGGGCGTTTCGCGACGACCCGCGCTGGGCCGGCGTCATGCTGCGCATCGCCGAGATAGAATCCAACATGCTCGGGGACCGCGCTGCGGCCGATCGCGCCCTCTCCGAGGTGGTGCGAAGGGCGCCGCTCACCGAGGCGGGCCGCATCGCGAGGGAGACGAGGGCCGGCGTCAGGGAGGCCTCGGGCGATTACCAGGGCGCCATCGAGGACTACACCGCCCTCATGAAGCACTTCCCCGAAGGGGGCCGCGACATGCTCTACCGCGTCGGGCTCGCCGGCGTCTACCTGACGGCGAAGGACTTCCGGCAGTCGCGCATCGAGATAAAACCGCTGGTCGAGGGGAAGGATGTTCCTCCCGAGGTGAAGGAGAAGGCGATATTCCTCGCGGCGGAGAGCTTCTTCCTCGACGGCCAGGTGCGAAAGGCCGCAGGTTACTACGAGTGGCTGATGCGCGAATTCCCCGAATCGCCGCTCGTCCCGGAGGCGAAGCTCCATCTGGCCACGTGCATCGAGGAGATGGGGCATCTCGGCGTGGCCCGGGACGTGACGAAGGGCGCGCTCGACGATTATCCCAACAAGGGGGTGGTCGAGGCGCGGCTCAAGAGCATAGACGAGCGGGGCACAAGGCCCGCGAAGCAGGTGCGCAAAGAGCTTGCCGCGGACTCCCCCCGCGGGGAGGGGCCGAAGGGGGAGCCGAAAAAGGTTTACAAAGAGGGGGAGCTAAACTAG